A region of the Methylobacterium nodulans ORS 2060 genome:
CCTGCAGGTCCGCAAGGCCGCGCGCGTAAACGGCCGGCGGATCATAGCGGCCGATGCCCTGGTAATAATATCGTTGGGCATTGAACTCTCGCGCTTTGTGCAGCTGCTCCATCGTCAAGCTCGGATGCTCGCGGCACAGTGCATCTCGAAAAGCCGGCCAGAACTGCTCATCCTTCCAGCGCGAATAGGACATCACCCAATAGAGGTCATCGAGCATCCGCGTGATCATGTGGTCGGTGTCGCGCTCGGCCGTTGTGAGACCGGCATTGATGGTGAGGCGATACCGGCGGATCAGATGCGCGATGATGGTCTCGCTGTCGCCAATCGTCTCGTCGCCGTCAACGAGATAGGGAAGCTGTCCGCGCGGCGCCTGTGAGGCGTCGATGATGTGCCGATGCGCGAACGGCAGACCCACCAGCTTCAAGAACGCGAAGACCTTGAGCCCGTAGCCGTTGTTGTCGGCGACGCCGAAAAGGCCGGGATAGGAGTAGAGCGTGATCATGGCCTCGTCCCTATCAGGTCCGATGCAATCTTCCGGGAGTGTTACGGGTTGGCAGATACGCGGAGTAGGCAGAACATCCGCTCCAGATAATCCTGCAGGCCAGGGTCGCGCCAGGTCCGGCCGCGCCAGCCGACATGGCCGTCCGGCCGCACAAGGAGAGCAAGTTCGTCCGAGCCATAGGCCGCTGCGAACGCACCAGTGCCATCGTCGAGAAGCGTAACATCCGGACCGACGGATACAGTCTCGCCCCGCATGACCGCGACGACGCGCAGACGATCACCCAATGACGCGTCGGGCGAGAGGCCGAACCGGTCGAACAGCGTCTCCCACGCCGTCAAAGCGGTCAAGGGCAGCGCCGCCGCTTGGGCCGGGGTCAGCGATGTCGGCCGATGCCCGACGATCGCGGCGTTGACGGCGTGGAACTCGCTGGTGCCGCCGGGGCGCGGGAGGTCGCCGGCATAGTGGACCGCATCACCGACCGAGACCCCCGCACCTGCGCTCCCCATCGCGACGAGCTCGCCCGCGACATCCCAG
Encoded here:
- a CDS encoding glutathione S-transferase C-terminal domain-containing protein, with the protein product MITLYSYPGLFGVADNNGYGLKVFAFLKLVGLPFAHRHIIDASQAPRGQLPYLVDGDETIGDSETIIAHLIRRYRLTINAGLTTAERDTDHMITRMLDDLYWVMSYSRWKDEQFWPAFRDALCREHPSLTMEQLHKAREFNAQRYYYQGIGRYDPPAVYARGLADLQVLANLIPNDGYLHGAKPTSVDAAIYGFLANIYFYPIETPLKQFLVLQAHLVRHCTLLHAAVS